GCCCCGATCGAGGCGCCCCGCCGCACCAGCGTCGGGCGGTACTCCGCCTTGCGGGAGACGTGGCTCCGCGGATTCGTCACGTTGGTGAAAACGCAGCTTGGCCCGCAGAACACGTCGTCCTCGAGCGTCACGCCTTCGTAGATCGACACGTTGTTCTGCACTTTCACGTTGTCGCCCAGCCGCGTACCCGGCATCACGACCACGTTCTGGCCGAGGTTGCACCGCGCGCCGATCACGGCACCGGGCATGATGTGGCAGAAGTGCCAGATCTTCGTGCCGGCCCCGATCACCGCGCCGGCGTCGACGTAGGCCGACTCGTGGACGAAGTAGTCGCTCATGCGAGCCCGTTGCTCATGCGAGAGACTCTCCCCAGCGGCCGATGAGCTTCACCTCGCGCTCGAGCGTTACGCCGAACCGCTCGGCGACAGCATCCCGCACCCGGGCGATGAGCGCGCGCACGTCGGCCGCGGTGGCACCACCCGTGTTCACGATGTAGTTGGCGTGCATCGGCGACACCTCGGCGCCACCGACGCGGCATCCCTTGAGCCCCGCCGCCTCGATGAGCTGACCCGCCGTGCGCGGACCGCGCTCGCGGCCCCAGCTCGCGCCATGCGGATTCTGAAACACGCTGCCGCAACACGGCTGGTTGAACGGCGTGCCCTGCTGCCGCCAGCGGAACAGCTCGCTCACCTCCTCCGCCAGTCGGGCCGGGTCCTCGGGGCGGAGCTCCACGACCGTCTCCACCACGACGCGCCCGTCGAGTCCGCTGCGGCGGTACGTGAACGGAATCTCGCCCCGTCCGAGCACGCGCGCGCTGCCGTCCGGCTCGACGACGCTTACCCATTCGACCACATTCGCCCACTCGTCGCCGTGGCAGCCGGCGTTCATGTACACGCCACCGCCCACCGAGCCCGGCACGCCCACGAATCGGTGCAGTCCGGCAAAACCCGCCTCCGCCGTGCGGCGCGCTGCGAGTGGCGCCGGCAGCCCCGCCCCAATGCGCCAGCGGGTGCCCTCCCGGACCAGGGCGTCGAGCCCGCGCCCGATCCGGATGACCAGCGCGTCGAGCCCTTCGTCCGGCAACAGCAGGTTGGAGCCGAGGCCGAGCACGAACCATGGCACGCCCGCCCCTGTCGCAAAGCCGAGTGCCGCGGCGACGTCTTCAGGCGCGGCCGGCAGGAGCACCGTCGCGGGGCCGCCGATCCGGTAGGTGGAGGCGCGTGCAAGACTGTCGCCCTCGCGCACCTCGCCGCGGACCCGGCTGCGGAGCCCCGCCGCGAAGCCGGGGTCGCGCGCGCTCAGCCGGTCCACTCGGCTGACATTTCCCGCGCGAGGGCATGCCACTCCTGGAGCGCGCGCACCTCGCCCGCCCGGCTCCGGAGCGCGATGATCGCGTCGCACGCCGCGGAGGCGGCCGAGAGCGTGGTCGTGTACGGTACCCGGTGTTGGAGCGCAGCGCGCCGGATGGCGTAATCGTCCTGCTGGGTCAGCTTACCGAGCGGGGTGTTGATGAGCAGCTGCATTCCGCCGGACACGATGAGGTCGATCGCGTTCGGCCGGCCCTCATACACTTTGAGCACCCGCTCGACGGGAATGCCGCGGGCGCGCAGATGCCGCGCGGTGCCCTCGGTGCCCAGGATGCGAAACCCGAGCGCGTGGAACCGCCGCACGATCGGCACCACGTTGTTCTTGTCGTGGTCGTTCACGGTGACGAACACCGTGCCCGAGAGCGGCAGCGCCCCGTCGGCCGAGATCTGCGCCTTGGCGAACGCCATGCCGAACGAATCGGCGATGCCCATCACCTCGCCGGTCGACCGCATCTCAGGCCCCAGCACCGAGTCCACGCCCGGCAGCTTGGTGAACGGAAAGACGGCCTCCTTCACGGCGACGTAGGGCTGCAGGAGATCGTCGTGGAGCCCCAGCTCCTCGAGCGTCTTGCCTGTCATGACCGAGGCGGCGAGGCTCGCGAGCGGCACGCCGGTGGCCTTGGAGACGAACGGCACCGTCCGCGAGCCGCGCGGGTTCACTTCCAGCACAAACACGACGCCGTTCTTGATGGCGTACTGCACGTTGATGAGCCCCACGACCCCGAGCCGCTCGGCAAAGGCGCGGGTGTGGCGGCGCATCTCCTCGACCTGTTGGTCGGTGATGAGATAGGGCGGCAGCACGCAGGCGGAATCGCCGGAATGGATGCCCGCGTCCTCGATGTGCTGCATCACGCCGCCGATCACGCAGCGCGTGCCGTCCGCGATCGCGTCCACGTCCGCCTCGAACGCATCCTCCAGGAAGCGGTCGATCAGCACCGGGTGCTCGGGCGCGACGCGGGCCGCACGGGTGAAATACGCGCGGAGCGACGGCTCGTCGTACACGATTTCCATCGCGCGGCCGCCCAGCACGTAGGATGGCCGCACCAGCACCGGATACCCCACGCCTGCGGCAACGGCCGCGGCCTCGTCGGCGGACGTGGCCGTGCCGCTCGGCGGCTGCGCTACGCCCAACTCGCGCGCCAGCGCCTCGAAGCGCCGCCGGTCCTCGGCCGCGTCGATCGCGTCCGGTGAGGTGCCGAGGATGGGCACGCCTTCGCGCTCCAGCGCCTTCGCCAGGCGGAGCGGCGTCTGCCCGCCGAGCTGGACGACGACGCCCACCGGCCGCTCGAGCTGCACGATCTCGAGCACGTCTTCCAGGGTGAGCGGCTCGAAGTAGAGCGCGTCCGAAATGTCGAAGTCGGTCGAGACGGTTTCGGGATTGGAGTTCACCATCACCGTTCGGTAGCCCAGCTCACGAAAGGCGAGCGCGGCGCGCACGCAGCAATAGTCGAACTCGACGCCCTGTCCGATCCGGTTGGGGCCGCTGCCGAGGATGACGACCGTGCGGTCGCCGACCGGCGCCGCTTCGTTCTCGTCGTCGTACGACGAGTAGAGATACGGGGTCGAGGAGGGAAATTCGCCGGCGCAGGTGTCAACGGTCTTGTACGCGGGGCGAATCCCGAGCCGGTGCCGCTCGGCTCGAATTTCGCCTTCTTTGATGCCGGCGAGCTCCGCGAGCTGCCGATCGGAAAAGCCGAGCCGCTTCATCCTGCGGAGGCCGGGCGCCCTCGCCCCGTCGCTCGCCGCCTCGCCGCCCAGGCACCCGGCCGCCCACTCCCGCTCCGCCTCCAGCAGCTCCGCCATCTGATGCAGGAACCAGGGGTCGATCCCGCTCCGCTCCGCGATGGCCGCGACGCCGATACCGGCGGCGAGCGCATGCTTGATCTGGAAGATCCGCTCCGGTGTCGGCGTGCGCAGCGCCGCCAGCAGCGACTCGCGATCGGTGCTCTCCACCCGATCGTCAGCGAGCACCGGCGACACCGCCCACCCGGCGCGGTCGGTCTCGAGCCCGCGCAGCCCCTTCTGCAGCGCCTCCTTGAAGGTCCGCCCGATTGCCATCACCTCGCCGACCGACTTCATCTGGGTGGTGAGCCCGGGATCCGCGCTGGGAAACTTCTCGAAGGCGAATCGGGGGATCTTCACGACGACGTAGTCGAGCACCGGCTCGAACGAGGCCGGCGTGACCTTGGTGATGTCGTTGGGCAGCTCGTCGAGCCGGTACCCCACGGCCACTTTGGTGCCGATGCGGGCGATAGGAAAGCCGGTGGCC
This genomic interval from Gemmatimonadales bacterium contains the following:
- the murB gene encoding UDP-N-acetylmuramate dehydrogenase; the encoded protein is MDRLSARDPGFAAGLRSRVRGEVREGDSLARASTYRIGGPATVLLPAAPEDVAAALGFATGAGVPWFVLGLGSNLLLPDEGLDALVIRIGRGLDALVREGTRWRIGAGLPAPLAARRTAEAGFAGLHRFVGVPGSVGGGVYMNAGCHGDEWANVVEWVSVVEPDGSARVLGRGEIPFTYRRSGLDGRVVVETVVELRPEDPARLAEEVSELFRWRQQGTPFNQPCCGSVFQNPHGASWGRERGPRTAGQLIEAAGLKGCRVGGAEVSPMHANYIVNTGGATAADVRALIARVRDAVAERFGVTLEREVKLIGRWGESLA
- the carB gene encoding carbamoyl-phosphate synthase large subunit — protein: MPKRTDLQTILLIGSGPIIIGQGAEFDYSGTQAVRALKEEGYRVVLVNSNPATIMTDPELADRTYIEPVTPEWVAKVIEREEPDALLPTMGGQTALNVAMALCRDGTLARHGVELIGANERAIRIAEDRQEFATAMRRIGLATPEGRVVRSVEEAREAVADTGYPAICRPSFTLGGTGGGIAYNREEFEELIRRGLELSPVGSVLVERSIIGWKEFELEVMRDGADNVVIVCSIENLDAMGVHTGDSITVAPIMTLTDREYQRMRDAAIAVIREVGVAAGGCNIQFAVNPTTGEQLVIEMNPRVSRSSALASKATGFPIARIGTKVAVGYRLDELPNDITKVTPASFEPVLDYVVVKIPRFAFEKFPSADPGLTTQMKSVGEVMAIGRTFKEALQKGLRGLETDRAGWAVSPVLADDRVESTDRESLLAALRTPTPERIFQIKHALAAGIGVAAIAERSGIDPWFLHQMAELLEAEREWAAGCLGGEAASDGARAPGLRRMKRLGFSDRQLAELAGIKEGEIRAERHRLGIRPAYKTVDTCAGEFPSSTPYLYSSYDDENEAAPVGDRTVVILGSGPNRIGQGVEFDYCCVRAALAFRELGYRTVMVNSNPETVSTDFDISDALYFEPLTLEDVLEIVQLERPVGVVVQLGGQTPLRLAKALEREGVPILGTSPDAIDAAEDRRRFEALARELGVAQPPSGTATSADEAAAVAAGVGYPVLVRPSYVLGGRAMEIVYDEPSLRAYFTRAARVAPEHPVLIDRFLEDAFEADVDAIADGTRCVIGGVMQHIEDAGIHSGDSACVLPPYLITDQQVEEMRRHTRAFAERLGVVGLINVQYAIKNGVVFVLEVNPRGSRTVPFVSKATGVPLASLAASVMTGKTLEELGLHDDLLQPYVAVKEAVFPFTKLPGVDSVLGPEMRSTGEVMGIADSFGMAFAKAQISADGALPLSGTVFVTVNDHDKNNVVPIVRRFHALGFRILGTEGTARHLRARGIPVERVLKVYEGRPNAIDLIVSGGMQLLINTPLGKLTQQDDYAIRRAALQHRVPYTTTLSAASAACDAIIALRSRAGEVRALQEWHALAREMSAEWTG
- a CDS encoding acyltransferase gives rise to the protein MSDYFVHESAYVDAGAVIGAGTKIWHFCHIMPGAVIGARCNLGQNVVVMPGTRLGDNVKVQNNVSIYEGVTLEDDVFCGPSCVFTNVTNPRSHVSRKAEYRPTLVRRGASIGANATIVCGVTLGEYCFIGAGAVVASDVAPFALMVGVPARRVGWMCQCGERLRPGAGGDARCARCGAAYREEAGRLRLIDPPQQHG